A stretch of Mucilaginibacter terrae DNA encodes these proteins:
- a CDS encoding glycoside hydrolase family 43 protein — translation MNLSRRKKSHLFPVLMAASLLFGVLPKAYSQATNFKPGAIWPDNKGVHINAHGGGILYQNGTYYWFGEHKVGGEAGNVAQVGVHAYSSRDLYNWTDEGIALKVSDDKTSDIAKGCILERPKVVYNTKTKKYVMWFHLELLGKGYGAARTGVAIADKVTGPFKFLRSYRPNAGRMPYYPAGTPAAAQINAQHPANKSDVIFMRDFPGGQMARDMTVFVDDDGKAYHVFSSEENNTLHLAELSDDYTSHTGKFVRIYIGQQTEAPALFKNNGKYYMIGSGCTGWAPNPARWFTATSIWGPWTFEGNPCVGAGAQKTFGGQSTHVLPVSGKKNAFIFMADKWAPKDAIDGRHIWLPIVFNGNNIEINWLDEWNLDYFDKQPTQTQPSEKSK, via the coding sequence ATGAACCTATCAAGAAGGAAAAAATCACATCTGTTTCCTGTTTTAATGGCAGCAAGCTTGCTGTTTGGAGTTTTACCAAAGGCTTACTCCCAGGCAACCAATTTTAAACCAGGAGCCATTTGGCCCGATAATAAAGGCGTACACATTAACGCGCACGGTGGCGGTATTTTATACCAAAATGGCACTTATTACTGGTTTGGAGAACACAAAGTTGGTGGCGAAGCGGGTAACGTTGCCCAGGTTGGTGTTCACGCCTATTCATCAAGAGATTTGTACAACTGGACCGATGAAGGCATTGCCCTGAAAGTATCTGATGATAAAACCAGCGATATTGCCAAAGGCTGTATTTTAGAAAGGCCCAAAGTGGTTTACAATACTAAAACTAAAAAGTATGTAATGTGGTTTCACCTGGAGTTGTTAGGAAAAGGTTACGGTGCCGCCCGCACAGGCGTTGCCATAGCCGATAAAGTTACCGGCCCTTTTAAATTTTTACGCAGCTACCGCCCAAATGCAGGACGTATGCCCTATTACCCTGCCGGCACACCTGCTGCCGCACAAATTAACGCACAGCATCCTGCCAACAAAAGCGACGTTATTTTTATGCGCGATTTCCCTGGCGGACAAATGGCCCGCGACATGACCGTTTTTGTTGACGACGACGGCAAAGCATACCACGTTTTTTCATCCGAAGAAAACAACACCCTTCACCTTGCCGAGCTTAGTGATGATTACACCAGCCATACCGGTAAATTTGTGCGCATATACATAGGCCAGCAAACCGAGGCGCCTGCCTTATTTAAAAACAACGGTAAATACTACATGATAGGCTCGGGCTGTACAGGCTGGGCGCCTAACCCGGCGCGCTGGTTTACAGCAACCTCTATTTGGGGACCATGGACGTTTGAAGGCAATCCATGTGTTGGCGCTGGCGCGCAAAAAACTTTCGGCGGTCAAAGTACACACGTATTACCCGTTTCCGGTAAAAAAAATGCTTTTATCTTCATGGCCGATAAATGGGCTCCTAAAGATGCCATTGACGGCCGTCATATATGGTTGCCCATTGTTTTTAATGGTAACAATATTGAAATTAACTGGCTTGATGAATGGAACCTTGACTATTTTGACAAGCAGCCAACCCAAACTCAACCATCCGAAAAAAGCAAATGA
- a CDS encoding glycoside hydrolase family 16 protein — translation MIYKYLLPFMVLATLKTTAQTVNPDTAGGYKLVWADEFNQNGAPDSNNWSYERGFERNEEHQWYQPDNAWCDNGLLIIEARRETKDNPNYEAGSSEWRRNRPKAYYTSSSLKSRGKQSWQYGRFVMRGKIDISNGMWPAWWTLGIKGRWPATGEIDIMEFYRKKLLANMVHLGADQKDEWFSKTRNIDSLGGQKWASQFHIWRMDWDEKAIALYVDDMLMVKVETEKLVNKDGLGTNPFKQPHYMLLNLAIGGQQGGDPSKTQFPKRFEVDYVRVYQKNQ, via the coding sequence ATGATATATAAATACCTGCTGCCTTTTATGGTGTTAGCAACATTAAAAACAACTGCTCAAACCGTTAACCCTGATACAGCTGGGGGATATAAACTGGTATGGGCGGATGAATTTAACCAAAACGGCGCACCCGACAGCAATAACTGGAGCTACGAGCGGGGTTTTGAACGCAATGAAGAACATCAATGGTATCAGCCGGATAATGCCTGGTGTGACAACGGTTTGCTTATTATTGAGGCTCGCCGCGAAACAAAGGATAATCCCAATTATGAAGCCGGTAGCAGCGAATGGCGTAGAAATCGCCCGAAAGCGTACTATACTTCATCAAGCCTTAAAAGCAGGGGAAAGCAGTCGTGGCAATACGGGCGCTTTGTAATGCGAGGCAAAATTGACATTAGCAATGGTATGTGGCCCGCCTGGTGGACTTTGGGCATCAAAGGCCGTTGGCCTGCAACGGGTGAAATAGATATTATGGAGTTTTACCGTAAAAAACTGTTAGCCAACATGGTGCATCTTGGAGCCGACCAAAAGGACGAGTGGTTTAGCAAAACCCGCAATATTGATTCACTGGGGGGCCAAAAATGGGCTTCGCAATTTCATATATGGCGCATGGACTGGGACGAGAAAGCAATTGCGCTATATGTTGATGATATGCTGATGGTTAAAGTTGAAACCGAAAAGCTGGTTAATAAAGATGGATTGGGGACAAACCCGTTTAAGCAGCCGCACTATATGCTGCTCAACCTTGCCATTGGCGGCCAGCAAGGTGGCGACCCGTCAAAAACTCAGTTTCCTAAACGTTTTGAGGTAGATTATGTACGTGTTTACCAAAAAAACCAATAA
- a CDS encoding SusC/RagA family TonB-linked outer membrane protein: MYSNQFKSTRYLITRQATAIISAIALLLCAHGQASAGNAVHNKTTLTHAAFFQAGTPVKGTVRDESGQPIVGANVKIKGTNTGTQTDATGQFTLNVPKGAVLVVTSLGFGNKEVAIGNSLQLSITLASKQNSLTEVVVNGYTSQRRSDVTAAISTISGKEILKAPVTNVTQALAGAVPGLIVQQSQGRPGFNSANLYIRGRVSPTATALIIVDGVERTSFGDIDPNEIENINILKDAASTALYGLKGANGVIVVTTKRGKEGPAKVTFTANAGIVSPTARPEILRAYESALVYTEGQINVGEPRTFTDADLQKFKDGTGNPLLYPDVDWYSELVRNAWTQNQQNLTVSGGTQKIKYFTSFGHQFEDGNFKKFKTPLNYSTTPSYNRYNFRARVNFDITSTTNFEVNLAGRNEHRYSPAGMSESNEPSGVVANGIEGLVGRSLKIASWGLPFFPEYTNSTDPRILTLDNTYNHIVNMNLLGTNSVNPYAFLTYNGYAFTDINVSESIFTFNQKLDFVTKGLSFKAQFGYDATFNTGKLQRGSVGYYELNRNTLALTPYSTSYNDFLGAPAYTRTGFTKTNLQLFLNYNRSFGQHAVSANVIGQRELQSSVNASAPFANQGIISQVTYNYAGKYFFTGNATYNGSENYAKGYRYGFFPAATIGYNIANEDFMKKVEWLTLLKIRGSIGRVGIPSPGTGRFYYQDNFGAGTSVPFGNPSSVFSAPTYIQTQYGNPMVSFEISLKRNLGLDISLFKDKLNFTADIFDDRRSDILISRNNTSFGTYGATVPNTNYGVNTNHGYELSAMYQNRDNKITYSISGNFSFARNTRKVLDEAPGQLANLRNTGTPIGTYYGYHVLGYYANQADIDKSPVNNLTSVKSIPGDLKYDDVNGDGQITSLDQMPIGHPNIPEYNAGLNLQAGYKGFQLSVQFNAVDNVSSNVIFYGGGLNQYYKPMLGRWTPTNPNPTWPAMRPGLAPNPNETLNDFFLQDASYIKLRNIQLAYSLPKKITDKLKLTNLTVIVSGQNLITWTKFYGVDPENNIVGGTYNYATTVIPTTKIVNFGLNLSF, translated from the coding sequence ATGTACTCAAATCAATTTAAAAGCACGCGCTATTTAATAACCAGGCAGGCAACGGCCATAATCTCGGCAATAGCGTTGCTGTTGTGCGCGCATGGTCAGGCTTCGGCAGGCAATGCTGTGCATAACAAAACCACGCTTACTCATGCTGCTTTTTTTCAGGCGGGCACTCCTGTAAAAGGAACCGTTAGAGATGAAAGTGGCCAGCCCATAGTAGGGGCAAATGTTAAAATAAAAGGTACCAATACCGGTACTCAAACAGATGCTACGGGCCAGTTTACCTTAAATGTACCTAAGGGCGCTGTACTTGTGGTTACGAGTTTGGGCTTTGGCAATAAGGAAGTAGCCATTGGCAATAGCCTTCAGCTTAGCATCACGCTCGCATCAAAGCAAAACTCATTAACCGAGGTGGTTGTAAACGGCTACACCTCGCAACGCCGCAGCGATGTAACGGCCGCCATTAGTACCATATCAGGAAAGGAAATACTAAAAGCCCCGGTAACCAACGTAACTCAGGCTTTGGCCGGTGCGGTACCGGGACTTATCGTGCAGCAATCGCAGGGTCGCCCGGGTTTTAACAGTGCCAATTTATATATCAGGGGGCGTGTATCGCCAACGGCAACAGCCCTGATTATTGTAGACGGGGTGGAACGCACTTCCTTTGGAGACATTGACCCGAATGAAATTGAAAATATCAACATCCTGAAAGACGCAGCGTCCACAGCGTTGTATGGTTTAAAAGGTGCTAACGGTGTAATTGTGGTGACCACCAAACGCGGTAAAGAAGGACCTGCCAAAGTTACCTTTACCGCCAATGCCGGTATTGTAAGCCCAACTGCCCGGCCGGAGATTTTACGCGCTTACGAAAGTGCTTTAGTTTATACAGAAGGCCAAATCAACGTAGGCGAACCCCGCACTTTTACAGATGCAGATTTGCAGAAATTTAAAGACGGCACCGGTAACCCATTATTATACCCTGATGTGGACTGGTACTCGGAACTGGTGCGCAATGCCTGGACACAGAATCAGCAAAACTTAACCGTTTCGGGCGGTACGCAAAAAATCAAGTATTTTACATCCTTCGGTCACCAGTTTGAAGACGGTAACTTTAAAAAGTTTAAAACACCCTTAAATTACAGCACTACGCCCAGCTACAACCGCTATAACTTTAGGGCAAGGGTGAATTTTGATATTACAAGTACCACCAATTTTGAGGTTAACCTTGCCGGCCGTAACGAGCACCGCTACAGCCCGGCAGGTATGAGCGAATCAAACGAGCCAAGCGGTGTTGTTGCCAATGGTATTGAAGGGTTAGTTGGCCGTTCGTTAAAAATTGCATCGTGGGGTTTACCTTTCTTTCCAGAGTATACCAACTCCACCGATCCACGTATTCTCACGCTCGATAATACCTACAATCACATTGTAAATATGAATTTGCTGGGTACCAATAGTGTAAACCCTTATGCATTTCTAACCTACAATGGCTACGCTTTTACTGATATCAACGTGTCTGAAAGTATTTTTACCTTCAACCAAAAGCTCGATTTTGTAACTAAGGGTCTATCATTTAAAGCACAGTTTGGATATGATGCCACCTTTAATACCGGAAAGTTACAGCGCGGCAGTGTAGGCTATTACGAACTTAACCGTAATACGCTGGCACTTACACCTTATTCAACGTCATATAACGATTTCTTAGGCGCTCCGGCTTATACGCGTACCGGTTTCACCAAAACCAATTTGCAGTTATTTTTGAATTACAACCGCTCATTTGGCCAACATGCAGTAAGCGCTAACGTAATTGGCCAGCGCGAGCTGCAAAGCTCGGTTAATGCCAGTGCACCGTTTGCTAACCAGGGCATCATATCACAGGTGACTTATAATTATGCCGGCAAGTACTTTTTCACCGGTAATGCTACCTACAATGGCTCCGAAAACTATGCAAAAGGCTACAGGTATGGTTTTTTCCCGGCGGCAACTATTGGCTATAACATTGCCAATGAGGATTTCATGAAAAAGGTGGAGTGGCTCACGTTGCTTAAAATACGTGGATCAATTGGTAGGGTAGGTATACCCAGCCCCGGAACCGGGCGCTTTTATTACCAGGATAACTTTGGTGCGGGCACATCGGTACCCTTCGGAAATCCGAGCAGTGTGTTTAGTGCTCCCACCTACATCCAAACGCAATATGGTAACCCTATGGTTAGTTTCGAAATTTCGCTCAAACGCAACCTGGGTTTAGATATCTCGTTGTTTAAAGATAAGCTGAATTTTACCGCCGATATTTTTGACGACCGCCGTTCAGATATACTGATTAGCCGTAACAATACCAGTTTTGGTACTTACGGTGCAACTGTGCCAAACACCAATTACGGTGTAAACACTAACCATGGTTATGAGCTATCTGCCATGTACCAAAATCGCGATAATAAGATAACCTATTCAATATCAGGTAACTTTAGCTTTGCCCGCAATACCCGCAAGGTATTAGATGAAGCTCCCGGACAGCTTGCAAACCTCCGAAATACAGGTACGCCTATTGGCACCTACTATGGTTACCACGTTTTAGGTTATTATGCTAACCAAGCCGATATTGATAAAAGCCCGGTGAATAATTTGACCAGTGTAAAATCAATTCCCGGCGATTTGAAGTATGACGACGTTAACGGCGACGGACAAATCACCAGTTTAGACCAAATGCCTATCGGGCACCCTAACATTCCTGAATATAACGCTGGTTTAAACCTGCAGGCAGGTTACAAGGGGTTCCAGTTATCTGTTCAGTTTAACGCGGTTGATAATGTAAGCTCAAATGTTATTTTTTACGGAGGTGGCTTAAACCAATACTACAAACCTATGTTAGGCCGCTGGACACCAACCAACCCCAACCCCACATGGCCGGCCATGCGTCCCGGATTGGCTCCCAATCCTAACGAAACGCTTAATGACTTCTTTTTGCAGGATGCTTCGTACATCAAATTGCGTAACATACAATTGGCATACAGTTTACCTAAAAAAATTACAGATAAACTGAAGTTAACCAACCTCACCGTAATTGTGAGCGGGCAAAACCTCATTACCTGGACCAAGTTTTATGGCGTAGACCCGGAAAATAATATAGTGGGAGGTACTTACAACTATGCAACTACGGTTATCCCAACTACCAAGATTGTCAATTTTGGATTAAACCTATCATTTTAA